The Chlorogloeopsis sp. ULAP01 genome has a segment encoding these proteins:
- a CDS encoding DUF4278 domain-containing protein, translated as MPLLFLIPLFTGLVTGYIFKTSTDEIGQLTGVVAAISLILSLVLAPWQIQVLMLIVVLVSTSKLLQQNEYKLRLDKNNQQQINDGASNEAVSSRSSTRVNEITHKYRGGNYQINDVKLQFSEREIIGKYRGLPLKIHQIAKVQ; from the coding sequence ATGCCTTTGTTGTTTTTGATTCCGCTTTTTACTGGTTTAGTAACTGGTTATATCTTCAAAACAAGTACCGATGAAATCGGGCAACTAACAGGTGTTGTTGCAGCTATTAGCTTGATTTTGAGTTTGGTTTTAGCACCTTGGCAAATACAGGTTTTGATGCTAATCGTTGTCTTGGTTAGTACTAGCAAACTTTTACAACAAAATGAGTACAAACTGAGGCTAGATAAAAATAATCAACAGCAAATCAATGATGGTGCTAGCAACGAAGCTGTCAGTTCTCGAAGTTCGACTAGGGTAAATGAGATTACTCACAAATATCGCGGTGGAAATTATCAAATTAATGATGTCAAGCTACAATTCTCTGAGCGAGAGATAATTGGCAAATATCGCGGTCTACCCCTAAAAATTCACCAAATAGCAAAAGTCCAGTAG
- a CDS encoding sigma-70 family RNA polymerase sigma factor: MNQERSPDPGKLSPEAIAVILADRSDESLAQAACEDYNAFAILYRRHVTDIYRYLLVQVGRVHDAEDLTTQTFEAALQHIASYQEIGKFRSWLLGIARRKAADYFRQRRATLPLEFAKHIPHPDTPLEECIDQQLRLELVASLLHFLTPERSEELALRLFGRLTIAEVAHVMGKSEAAVKMLVHRAMSNLKQQLINIQKEN; the protein is encoded by the coding sequence ATGAATCAAGAGCGATCGCCCGACCCAGGGAAGCTATCTCCTGAAGCAATAGCTGTAATCCTAGCAGATCGATCGGACGAAAGCCTGGCGCAAGCTGCTTGTGAAGACTATAATGCCTTTGCCATACTGTATCGCCGCCATGTAACAGATATTTATCGTTATCTGCTGGTGCAAGTTGGGAGAGTTCATGATGCTGAAGACTTAACCACACAGACGTTTGAGGCAGCTTTACAACATATTGCCAGTTATCAGGAAATCGGTAAATTCAGATCGTGGTTGTTGGGAATTGCGCGGCGTAAAGCAGCAGACTATTTCCGCCAGCGACGGGCAACACTGCCGTTGGAGTTCGCGAAACACATTCCGCACCCTGATACCCCTCTTGAAGAGTGTATCGATCAGCAGTTGCGTCTAGAACTGGTTGCTAGTTTGCTACACTTTCTGACCCCAGAACGCTCAGAAGAATTAGCTCTAAGGCTTTTTGGTCGGCTAACTATTGCAGAGGTTGCTCATGTCATGGGCAAAAGTGAAGCAGCGGTCAAAATGTTGGTTCATCGCGCAATGAGCAACTTGAAACAGCAACTGATCAATATTCAGAAGGAGAATTAA
- a CDS encoding type II toxin-antitoxin system RelE/ParE family toxin, whose protein sequence is MIYYVEFTSEATDGLEQLTSTIQQRILSKIRWLSENLDNLTPQALSADLSGLFKLRVGDYRIIYSFDTNNQRITVHKVGHRRDVYN, encoded by the coding sequence TCAGAAGCAACTGATGGCTTAGAGCAGCTTACCTCAACTATCCAACAACGTATTCTGAGTAAAATTCGTTGGCTTTCGGAAAATCTTGACAATTTGACTCCCCAAGCTCTGAGTGCTGATTTAAGTGGACTGTTTAAGCTCAGAGTTGGGGATTATCGAATCATCTACTCGTTTGATACTAACAATCAGCGCATCACGGTTCACAAAGTTGGACATCGCCGAGATGTTTACAACTGA
- a CDS encoding GrpB family protein: MQIDEPIIICNYDPTWVQRFEEEKAVILRAVEDLIVELEHFGSTAVPGLAAKPVVDILVGLKQYPIPDDAIQAFEQIGYEYFGEADVCGRLYFRKRKPSAFNLGAVEWGSKLWRDNLLLRDYLRCHPEARQRYEQHKRTTIIAGYNQLLAYSNQKAQLVLDLLEQAEEWAKRPEWGIAAQQHDGADS; the protein is encoded by the coding sequence ATGCAGATTGACGAGCCGATTATCATTTGTAACTATGACCCTACTTGGGTACAAAGATTTGAGGAAGAAAAAGCAGTTATTCTGAGAGCGGTCGAGGATTTGATCGTTGAGCTCGAACATTTCGGTAGCACGGCAGTTCCAGGATTAGCGGCGAAACCAGTTGTGGACATTTTGGTGGGATTAAAGCAGTACCCAATACCCGATGACGCGATCCAAGCATTTGAGCAAATCGGCTATGAATATTTTGGTGAGGCTGACGTGTGCGGAAGACTGTATTTTCGCAAGCGGAAACCCTCAGCATTTAATCTCGGTGCAGTAGAGTGGGGCAGCAAATTGTGGAGAGATAATCTATTGTTGCGTGACTATTTACGATGCCACCCTGAAGCAAGACAACGTTATGAGCAGCATAAGCGGACGACGATCATTGCAGGATACAATCAACTTCTGGCGTACTCAAATCAGAAGGCGCAGCTGGTATTAGACTTACTTGAACAAGCAGAAGAGTGGGCAAAACGCCCTGAGTGGGGGATTGCAGCACAACAACACGATGGAGCGGACAGTTGA
- a CDS encoding class I SAM-dependent methyltransferase: MRKQLKYNFLCLTLVSLLILWGYLLFPIQTAIAATATSSIYEQKLVHSPDGIGKYYMGREIAKYMSHTGAAWLERPSREAEEQPSKIVTALNLKPTDIVADIGAGTGYLSFRIASQLTQGKVLAVDIQPEMLDIIDFLKKENNITNVEPVLATATNPNLAPASIDLALMVDAYHEFEYPQQIMQAISKALKPGGRVVLVEYRGENPFIFIKALHKMTQKQVKKEMQAVGLVWRQTKNFLPQQHFMVFEK, translated from the coding sequence ATGAGAAAACAATTAAAATACAATTTTTTATGTTTAACCCTGGTTTCCCTACTTATACTCTGGGGCTACTTGCTTTTTCCTATTCAAACAGCAATTGCAGCTACTGCAACTTCTAGCATCTACGAGCAAAAACTTGTCCATAGCCCTGATGGAATTGGGAAATATTATATGGGTAGAGAAATTGCCAAATACATGAGCCACACTGGTGCTGCTTGGCTAGAGCGCCCCAGCCGTGAAGCAGAAGAACAGCCAAGTAAAATAGTCACAGCCCTCAATCTCAAACCCACTGATATAGTCGCTGATATTGGCGCTGGTACAGGTTACTTGAGTTTTCGCATTGCTTCTCAACTCACACAGGGAAAGGTTTTAGCTGTAGATATTCAACCAGAAATGCTGGATATTATTGATTTTTTGAAAAAAGAAAACAACATTACCAACGTTGAGCCTGTTTTAGCAACAGCTACTAACCCCAATCTAGCACCTGCAAGTATTGATTTAGCTTTAATGGTAGATGCTTATCACGAGTTTGAATATCCACAACAGATAATGCAAGCAATTAGCAAAGCTTTGAAACCAGGCGGTAGAGTTGTTTTAGTGGAATACAGGGGAGAAAATCCTTTTATCTTTATTAAAGCTTTACATAAAATGACTCAAAAGCAAGTGAAAAAAGAAATGCAAGCAGTTGGTTTAGTTTGGCGTCAAACCAAAAACTTTTTACCACAGCAGCATTTCATGGTTTTTGAGAAGTAA
- a CDS encoding metallophosphoesterase, with translation MKFISEPSIPTKIQKMKERVCWLHPSIVSRRIDQTSMVIDDGNSDNPEFSFMVIGDSGSKARHNPQRRVAELMLPHQQECSFVLHTGDVIYIVGSREYYPQNFIEPYREFIVGGENPKRIAYDRMTFKTPILPVLGNHDYYDVPLMYRLLAGSTLPLRRFFSYKNIEIGWHGSNQGDAYTRAFIDYLKSFNSKEQLEFHLDEHYTAKTDTGNCLRYEPGHFTRVPNRYYTFRYGGIDFFALDSNTFNEPSPLPETQEGESSRRKLSKRRDEIEQEEMRILDACDRLDSNNPEDAEQLDALKAKLYQIDEVKIDIEKQLASHDEPAIDFEQLEWLKQRLIESWHTQEVRGRIVYFHHPPFVTEASKWEQAQTLAVRHRLRWVFDEVAKTLGSLTQGRPIVDLILNGHAHCLEYLRTTNTGHGDSNLNCIVCGGSGRRPRRQREEGTELMETFGDATDGNNRKIADSLLFVGRNGYDKQKRLPYSFVRIDVKDGYPPKFIVRPFVAERYQSEWYNNELEAFEI, from the coding sequence ATGAAATTCATCTCTGAACCATCGATACCCACGAAAATTCAAAAGATGAAAGAACGGGTGTGCTGGTTGCATCCGAGTATTGTCTCACGGAGAATTGACCAAACTAGCATGGTTATCGATGATGGCAACTCGGATAATCCAGAATTTTCTTTTATGGTTATTGGTGACAGTGGTTCTAAGGCACGACACAACCCTCAGCGCCGAGTCGCCGAACTGATGCTTCCACACCAACAAGAGTGTAGTTTTGTCTTGCATACGGGCGATGTTATCTATATCGTCGGTTCGCGTGAGTATTACCCACAAAATTTTATCGAACCTTATCGTGAGTTTATTGTCGGAGGCGAAAATCCCAAACGCATTGCCTATGATCGCATGACATTCAAAACTCCAATATTGCCAGTTCTCGGCAATCACGATTACTATGATGTACCGCTAATGTATCGTTTGCTGGCAGGAAGTACGCTGCCACTACGCCGCTTCTTCAGCTACAAGAATATTGAAATTGGTTGGCATGGTTCAAATCAAGGAGATGCTTATACGCGAGCATTTATTGATTACTTAAAGTCATTCAACTCCAAAGAACAGTTAGAATTTCACCTTGACGAACATTACACAGCCAAAACTGATACGGGAAATTGTTTGCGCTATGAACCCGGACATTTTACCCGTGTACCTAACCGATATTACACCTTTCGTTATGGTGGTATAGATTTTTTTGCCCTCGACTCGAATACTTTTAACGAACCATCACCGCTACCTGAAACTCAAGAAGGAGAAAGTAGCCGCCGCAAATTGTCAAAGCGCCGCGACGAAATCGAACAAGAAGAAATGCGGATTTTAGATGCGTGCGATCGCCTTGACTCAAACAATCCTGAAGATGCAGAACAACTTGATGCTCTCAAAGCGAAGTTGTACCAAATTGATGAAGTCAAAATTGATATTGAAAAACAACTAGCATCTCATGACGAACCGGCGATCGATTTTGAACAGTTAGAATGGCTCAAGCAAAGGCTAATAGAGTCTTGGCATACCCAGGAAGTACGAGGGCGTATTGTTTATTTTCATCATCCTCCATTTGTGACTGAGGCGAGTAAGTGGGAACAGGCACAAACTCTAGCAGTGCGTCACCGCTTGCGTTGGGTATTTGATGAAGTGGCAAAAACTCTTGGTTCTCTGACTCAAGGACGTCCCATTGTCGATTTAATTTTAAACGGTCACGCTCACTGTCTGGAATATCTGCGCACTACTAACACCGGGCATGGTGATTCTAACTTGAATTGTATCGTCTGTGGTGGCAGTGGTCGTCGTCCCCGACGGCAACGCGAAGAAGGAACGGAATTAATGGAGACTTTTGGAGATGCAACAGATGGCAATAACCGTAAAATTGCGGATTCGCTGCTATTTGTTGGTCGCAATGGTTACGATAAACAAAAGCGGCTTCCTTACTCTTTTGTGCGGATTGATGTTAAAGATGGCTATCCACCTAAGTTTATTGTCAGGCCATTTGTTGCTGAACGCTATCAAAGTGAGTGGTATAACAACGAACTGGAGGCATTTGAGATTTAA
- a CDS encoding gamma-glutamylcyclotransferase, with protein MSITRSDLESGRLQQIILDSGRKVNVLTESQLQESINETLRQQNPASDIWIFAYGSLIWNPIFKFVEQRVGKIYGWHRRFCLWIPLGRGTPDNPGLALGLDRGGSCRGIAYRIAANDVASELLLLWRREMIVASYIPRWVSVFDGTQKFQAIAFVVNHQHRAYVGNISFETTVKSLATASGEIGSCADYLMQTVDGLLADGIRDKHLLQLRDRVLMRQT; from the coding sequence ATGTCAATAACACGCTCCGATCTTGAATCTGGACGTTTGCAGCAGATTATTTTAGACTCTGGGAGAAAAGTGAATGTCTTAACTGAATCCCAGTTACAAGAGTCTATCAACGAAACTCTGCGGCAACAAAATCCAGCTTCTGATATTTGGATTTTTGCCTATGGCTCGCTGATTTGGAACCCCATCTTCAAGTTTGTAGAACAGCGCGTCGGCAAAATTTATGGATGGCACCGTCGCTTTTGTCTGTGGATTCCCTTGGGGCGTGGTACTCCAGATAACCCAGGATTAGCGCTTGGCTTGGATCGCGGTGGTAGTTGTCGTGGTATTGCTTACCGGATAGCTGCAAATGATGTAGCCTCAGAATTGCTCCTGCTGTGGCGACGAGAAATGATAGTTGCTTCTTACATTCCTCGTTGGGTGAGCGTATTTGATGGTACGCAAAAATTCCAAGCGATCGCTTTTGTTGTCAACCACCAGCATCGAGCTTATGTTGGCAATATTTCCTTTGAAACCACAGTAAAGAGCCTTGCTACAGCTTCAGGAGAAATTGGTTCTTGTGCTGACTACCTCATGCAAACCGTCGATGGCTTGCTAGCAGATGGGATTCGGGATAAACATTTACTTCAGTTGCGCGATCGGGTTTTGATGCGACAGACTTAG
- a CDS encoding VOC family protein: protein MQSSFSSISKVLAPGDLRRVHHIALNVKDMQASRYFYGTILGLYELTDEEVPATLKELVAQGKVANFVTPDGTILDLFWQPELLPPDPDPERTFTRAYHLAFDINPQLFDAAVEVIKQNHIEIAHGPVTRPTGRGVYFYDPDGFMVEIRCDPE, encoded by the coding sequence ATGCAATCTAGCTTTTCATCAATTAGTAAAGTTCTTGCTCCTGGCGATTTGCGTCGAGTTCATCACATTGCCTTAAATGTGAAAGATATGCAGGCTTCTCGATATTTTTACGGTACTATTCTTGGTTTGTATGAATTAACAGATGAGGAAGTTCCTGCTACCTTGAAAGAATTAGTAGCACAGGGTAAAGTTGCTAACTTTGTTACCCCAGATGGCACTATCCTCGATTTATTTTGGCAACCAGAATTGTTACCTCCAGATCCAGATCCAGAACGCACTTTCACCAGGGCTTATCATTTAGCTTTTGATATAAATCCGCAATTATTTGATGCTGCTGTCGAAGTAATTAAACAAAACCACATAGAAATTGCCCACGGGCCAGTTACTCGTCCTACCGGACGTGGTGTATACTTTTACGATCCTGATGGTTTTATGGTAGAAATCCGTTGCGATCCAGAGTAG
- a CDS encoding class I SAM-dependent methyltransferase, protein MPRFSTFDRRNYRTVAAREGYAQWAATYEDTVKRDMDLWLLDQIQSVKWSAVERCADLGCGTGRTAAWLARKGVREIDGVDATSEMLDQARKRDVFASLRVADVCTTGLPTASYDLIVTCLVDEHLAELAPLYAEAARLARRGATYVLVGFHPFFIMATGMPTHFQGANGEPVAIETHIHLLSDHAQAALAAGWQLTELREQVIDDRWIETKPSWSVYRDVPISFAWVWRRYEI, encoded by the coding sequence ATGCCGCGTTTCTCTACATTTGATCGACGCAACTACCGAACTGTAGCGGCGCGTGAAGGCTACGCTCAATGGGCTGCGACCTACGAGGACACCGTAAAGCGTGACATGGATCTGTGGTTGCTCGACCAGATCCAAAGCGTCAAGTGGAGTGCCGTCGAGCGTTGCGCGGATCTTGGCTGCGGAACGGGACGCACGGCCGCATGGCTAGCGAGAAAGGGCGTACGGGAGATCGATGGTGTCGATGCCACGTCCGAGATGCTGGATCAGGCTCGCAAACGGGACGTGTTCGCGTCCCTCCGCGTGGCGGATGTTTGCACGACCGGACTGCCAACAGCTAGTTACGACTTGATCGTGACGTGCCTCGTTGACGAACATCTTGCTGAACTTGCACCGTTGTACGCGGAAGCAGCACGGCTTGCCCGACGTGGTGCGACGTATGTGCTTGTTGGCTTTCATCCATTCTTCATCATGGCGACAGGTATGCCTACGCACTTCCAAGGAGCCAATGGGGAGCCAGTCGCAATCGAGACGCACATCCATCTGTTGTCCGACCATGCACAGGCGGCACTCGCGGCAGGCTGGCAATTGACCGAATTACGCGAACAGGTCATCGATGATCGTTGGATAGAGACGAAGCCAAGTTGGTCGGTCTATCGTGACGTACCAATCAGTTTCGCGTGGGTATGGCGGCGGTATGAGATTTGA
- a CDS encoding type II toxin-antitoxin system death-on-curing family toxin: MRFLTLIEVLELHRRVIEQSGGAFGIRDVGLLESAIAQPRMTFGGEELYPSLLEKAAALGFSIIMNHPFVDGNKRTGHAATETFLVLNGIEINASVDEQERVVLAIASGELGREAFVEWLQRNTTAS; encoded by the coding sequence ATGCGTTTTCTGACGTTAATCGAGGTGTTAGAACTACATCGTAGAGTCATTGAGCAATCCGGTGGAGCATTCGGTATCCGAGATGTAGGGTTGTTGGAGTCAGCCATCGCTCAACCCCGAATGACGTTTGGTGGAGAAGAACTGTACCCAAGCTTGCTTGAGAAAGCAGCAGCATTAGGGTTTTCTATCATCATGAACCATCCATTTGTAGATGGAAACAAACGTACAGGTCATGCTGCGACAGAGACTTTTCTTGTTCTGAATGGAATAGAAATTAACGCCTCTGTGGATGAGCAAGAGCGTGTGGTGTTGGCGATCGCATCGGGTGAGCTGGGGCGCGAGGCATTTGTAGAATGGTTGCAGCGGAACACAACCGCCAGCTAA
- a CDS encoding BrnT family toxin encodes MEFEWNPDKAELNIEKHGVSFQEASTVFNDSLSVTFPDPDHSIGENRYVIIGISRFGQLLVVAHTDRGEKVRIISARKATRQERRFYEEGS; translated from the coding sequence ATGGAATTTGAATGGAACCCAGACAAAGCAGAACTAAACATTGAGAAGCATGGTGTTTCTTTTCAGGAGGCTTCAACTGTATTTAATGACTCTCTATCCGTAACCTTCCCTGATCCTGATCATTCTATTGGAGAAAACCGCTACGTTATCATTGGTATATCTCGGTTTGGACAGCTTTTAGTTGTCGCACATACCGATCGAGGAGAAAAAGTACGAATCATAAGTGCCCGAAAAGCAACTCGGCAGGAAAGGAGGTTCTATGAAGAAGGAAGTTGA
- a CDS encoding Tex family protein, protein MLNIPQLLATELNLKPYQVQNALELLAEGATVPFIARYRKERTGEMNEVQLRDLADRYSYLSELEERKSVILNAITEQGKLTEELKAKIEACLQKTELEDLYLPYRPKRRTRATIAREKGLEPLAEFIKSLNTKNAAAVSLEPEAAKYISEEKQVKTAQEALKGAADILAEEIAEKAELRAYLREYLLEEGVFVSRIKDEHPEGTTKFEMYRNYQAKVNNIAPHNLLALCRGENEGILSFDISFDEDVVLSYLESKEIHSKHRPLRSFYQEMLKDAFNRLMKSSLISEVISEKKLYADIESIKTFEANLRELLLSAPAGMKPTMAIDPGFRTGCKVSILDQTGKFLEYQAIFPHQALEQRAKSAQTLKNLIEKYKIELIAIGNGTASRETDEFVAEVLQTLQRKPIKVIVNESGASIYSASKVAAQEFPDLDVTVRGAISIGRRLQDPLAELVKIDPKSIGVGQYQHDVDQKLLKKKLDETVESCVNYVGVDLNTASKELLTFVSGITPTVANNIVTYRNQNGAFKNRRELLKVPKLGPKAFEQAAGFLRIRGGNNPLDNTAVHPESYSVVEAIATDLNVPLQQVTQIAEKLKKANLKKYVTDTVGEPTLRDILKELEKPGRDPRAEFKYATFKEGIKEISDLKVGMELEGIVTNVANFGAFVDIGVHQDGLVHISQLADRFVDDPKKVVKVGQVVKVRVLEVNEKLKRIGLSMKAVKQ, encoded by the coding sequence ATGCTGAACATTCCTCAACTCTTAGCAACTGAACTTAACCTCAAACCTTATCAGGTGCAAAATGCGCTAGAACTTCTGGCAGAAGGTGCAACAGTTCCCTTTATTGCACGATACCGTAAAGAGCGCACAGGAGAAATGAATGAAGTTCAATTGCGCGATTTGGCAGATAGGTATTCTTACTTAAGTGAATTAGAAGAACGTAAATCGGTGATTTTGAATGCGATCACAGAACAAGGTAAACTCACTGAGGAACTGAAAGCCAAAATTGAAGCTTGTTTACAAAAAACAGAACTAGAGGATTTATATTTACCCTACCGTCCCAAGCGCCGCACTCGTGCCACCATCGCCAGAGAAAAAGGACTAGAACCATTAGCAGAGTTCATCAAGTCGCTGAATACCAAAAATGCCGCCGCCGTATCTTTAGAACCAGAAGCAGCAAAATATATATCAGAAGAAAAGCAAGTCAAAACAGCACAGGAAGCGCTTAAGGGTGCTGCGGACATTCTTGCCGAAGAAATAGCAGAAAAAGCAGAGTTGCGTGCATATCTCAGAGAATATCTTCTAGAAGAAGGAGTATTTGTCTCCCGGATCAAAGATGAGCATCCCGAAGGTACAACCAAGTTCGAGATGTACCGTAACTATCAGGCAAAGGTGAACAATATTGCACCTCACAATCTTTTGGCGCTGTGTCGTGGTGAAAACGAGGGAATTTTGAGTTTTGATATTTCCTTTGATGAGGATGTGGTGCTTTCCTATTTGGAGTCAAAAGAAATTCACTCTAAACACCGCCCGTTGCGCAGCTTTTATCAAGAAATGCTCAAAGATGCATTTAATCGCTTGATGAAATCTTCTTTAATTAGCGAAGTAATTTCAGAGAAGAAGCTATACGCAGATATTGAGTCGATCAAGACATTTGAAGCCAATTTACGGGAGTTGCTACTATCTGCGCCTGCGGGAATGAAACCAACAATGGCAATTGATCCGGGGTTTAGAACTGGCTGTAAAGTCTCAATTCTCGATCAGACAGGAAAATTTTTAGAATATCAAGCAATATTTCCCCATCAAGCACTAGAACAACGTGCTAAGTCTGCACAAACTCTGAAAAATTTGATTGAAAAGTACAAGATTGAGTTAATTGCTATTGGTAATGGCACAGCATCTCGTGAGACAGATGAGTTTGTAGCAGAAGTATTGCAGACTTTGCAGCGCAAACCAATTAAAGTAATAGTCAACGAGTCGGGTGCATCTATATATAGTGCTAGTAAAGTTGCAGCACAAGAATTTCCTGACTTAGATGTTACCGTGCGCGGAGCAATTAGCATCGGTCGTCGCTTGCAAGATCCCTTGGCAGAACTGGTGAAAATCGATCCCAAATCTATCGGTGTGGGACAATATCAGCACGATGTGGATCAAAAATTGCTGAAAAAGAAATTAGACGAAACAGTAGAAAGCTGCGTCAACTACGTTGGTGTAGATTTGAATACCGCTTCCAAAGAACTTTTGACTTTCGTTTCTGGAATTACGCCTACCGTTGCCAACAACATCGTCACCTATCGCAACCAAAACGGAGCCTTTAAAAATCGCCGCGAACTCCTAAAAGTGCCAAAATTGGGGCCAAAAGCCTTTGAACAGGCAGCAGGTTTTCTGCGGATTCGTGGTGGTAATAACCCTTTAGATAATACCGCCGTCCATCCAGAGAGTTATTCGGTAGTGGAAGCGATCGCCACCGACTTAAATGTACCCTTACAACAAGTCACGCAAATTGCCGAGAAACTCAAAAAAGCAAACCTAAAAAAATATGTCACCGATACCGTCGGCGAACCCACATTGCGCGACATCCTCAAGGAACTAGAAAAACCAGGCAGAGATCCCCGCGCCGAGTTTAAATATGCCACCTTTAAAGAAGGAATCAAAGAAATTTCCGATTTAAAAGTGGGGATGGAATTAGAGGGAATAGTCACGAATGTTGCCAACTTTGGTGCATTTGTTGATATTGGCGTTCATCAGGATGGTTTAGTGCATATCTCCCAACTTGCGGACAGATTTGTGGACGATCCCAAGAAAGTCGTGAAGGTGGGACAAGTTGTGAAAGTGCGAGTCTTGGAAGTTAACGAGAAATTGAAGCGGATTGGTTTATCGATGAAGGCGGTGAAGCAGTAG
- a CDS encoding DNA-binding protein, which produces MASITIDLSDSQFQKLQDLAAVYGITLEVLLKVSLEDWLNSQKSEFVDAANYVLTKNAELYRRLA; this is translated from the coding sequence GTGGCTTCTATCACCATTGATCTTTCAGATAGCCAATTTCAAAAGCTACAAGATTTGGCAGCAGTGTATGGCATTACGCTTGAAGTCCTATTAAAGGTCAGTTTGGAGGATTGGCTCAATTCTCAAAAGAGCGAGTTTGTTGATGCAGCCAATTATGTGCTGACAAAAAATGCTGAATTGTATCGGCGTTTAGCATAA
- a CDS encoding DUF4385 domain-containing protein, which produces MAFDYSLDFQNIDFRKHPELYHVGKGEQGVLLVEPYKSEILPYWRFKTPDIAKESSQKIYEMFLVYLEQDDFVGADMARKFLQMGYTRSRRYANHKSGRKYKNNPQKASSKEEQMQARKDILPYEVDPLKAESAAIFKEKWTQAKTNDKYLLLLAKHKQMYEQE; this is translated from the coding sequence ATGGCATTTGATTATTCTTTGGATTTTCAGAATATCGATTTTCGCAAACACCCCGAACTATATCATGTTGGCAAAGGCGAGCAAGGTGTACTTTTGGTAGAACCGTATAAATCGGAAATTCTTCCTTATTGGCGCTTCAAAACTCCAGATATTGCAAAAGAGTCTAGCCAAAAAATTTATGAAATGTTTCTTGTCTATCTTGAGCAAGATGATTTTGTTGGAGCAGATATGGCACGAAAATTTTTACAGATGGGTTATACGCGATCGCGCCGCTATGCCAATCATAAAAGCGGCAGAAAATATAAGAATAATCCACAAAAAGCAAGTTCTAAAGAAGAACAAATGCAAGCTCGCAAAGATATCTTACCCTATGAAGTAGATCCATTAAAAGCTGAATCAGCAGCAATTTTTAAAGAAAAGTGGACACAAGCCAAGACAAATGACAAATATCTCCTGCTTTTAGCAAAACACAAACAGATGTACGAGCAAGAATAA